The Solanum pennellii chromosome 11, SPENNV200 genome contains a region encoding:
- the LOC114074959 gene encoding uncharacterized protein LOC114074959 translates to MSFKLIVILLLELIAFATFALGENGLVIKSIQSEDGDVIDCVDIFKQPALYHPALKNHKIQMTPSYNTMMKLTKTNDQEKSYKYVTTQTWHKSGSCPKGTIPIRRTQNNYKKDHIRKPNFFHLDRRLRIKEDINLAQKNHSLAILHTEGLRYMGGKTDMKTWNPHVEEDDEYSTSRLALMSGAYNDYQDIEAGWAVNPRVYGDRQTRFFTYWTNDGSRETGCFDLTCPGFVQTSHEIALGAAIYPISTQNGLPYSISVFIFKDLNSSNWWLQYGGSINIGYWPSKIFEGGLGVHAQTVQWGGEVYSKNVGKHPHTKTQMGSGAFPVYISENTGFMKNMRILDNSMELRFPQYIDAYSQEYDCYKTQYMGDYIEEPEFHFGGPGRNPLCP, encoded by the exons atgtCATTTAAATTGATAGTTATATTGTTATTGGAATTAATAGCTTTTGCAACATTTGCCTTAGGAGAAAATGGTCTTGTTATTAAAAGCATCCAG agtGAAGATGGAGATGTTATTGATTGTGTTGATATTTTCAAGCAGCCAGCTTTGTATCATCCTGCCTTgaagaatcacaaaattcag ATGACACCAAGCTATAATACAATGATGAAGCTTACAAAAACAAATGACCAagaaaaatcatacaaatatgtGACAACACAAACATGGCATAAAAGTGGAAGTTGTCCAAAAGGGACAATTCCAATTAGAAGAAcacaaaataattacaaaaaggATCATATAAGAAAACCTAATTTTTTTCATCTTGATAGAAGATTGAGGATCAAGGAGGATATCAACCTTGCACAAAAAAATCACTCA ttgGCTATATTGCATACTGAAGGACTTAGATATATGGGAGGAAAAACAGATATGAAAACTTGGAATCCTCAtgttgaagaagatgatgaataCAGTACTTCTAGACTTGCTCTTATGAGTGGAGCTTATAATGATTATCAAGACATTGAAGCTGGATGGGCT GTAAATCCAAGGGTATATGGTGATAGACAGACAAGATTTTTCACTTATTGGACT aatgatGGCTCTAGAGAAACAGGATGTTTTGATTTAACTTGTCCTGGTTTTGTACAAACAAGCCATGAGATAGCACTTGGTGCTGCTATATATCCAATATCAACTCAAAATGGTCTTCCATATTCAATTAGTGTTTTTATCTTCAAG GATTTAAATAGTAGCAATTGGTGGTTACAATATGGAGGATCCATCAACATAGGATATTGGCCATCAAAGATATTTGAAGGTGGACTAGGAGTCCATGCACAAACAGTTCAATGGGGTGGTGAAGTTTATAGTAAAAATGTAGGAAAACATCCTCACACAAAAACACAAATGGGAAGTGGAGCTTTTCCAGTTTACATATCTGAAAATACTGGATTTATGAAGAATATGAGAATTCTTGATAATTCAATGGAGTTGAGATTTCCACAATATATTGATGCTTATTCACAAGAATATGATTGTTATAAAACTCAATATATGGGTGATTATATTGAAGAACCTGAATTTCACTTTGGAGGTCCAGGAAGAAATCCATTGTGTCCTtga